The DNA region CACCGGTCACGCCGATCTGGCGGCTGGTGTTGCCGTTCACGGCGGTCGGGGCCGGAATGGCGTTCATCTGGTCGCCGCTGGCGGCCACCGCCACCCGCAACCTCCCGCCGCATCTGGCCGGTGCCGGGTCGGGGGTCTACAACGCGACCCGCCAGGTGGGCGCGGTGTTGGGCAGCGCCGGCATGGCAGCCTTCATGACCTCACGGATCGCCGCGGATCTGCCGCCGATGTCCGGTGGATCGCGGCCCGAGCAGGCGTCCGCGGTGCTGCAGCTACCGGAGTTCCTGCATGAACCGTTCGCGGCGGCGATGTCGGAGTCGATGCTGCTGCCGGCCTTCATCGCCCTGTTCGGTGTGACCGCGGCGCTGTTCATGGGCGGGATCGTCATGGCACCGGCGCGTCGGGAGCCCCGGCCGAGGGACTCCGCCGACGCCGGCGCGGGCGGTAACACCGTGGCTGCCGCTGATCCCGGAGACCGCGCCGTCGTCGCGCCGGAACGGGTCAGCCTGCCCCGGCACTTCAGTGCCCGGACACCCGAACGCGACGCGCCGACCGACCCGATACCGGTGATCGCCGCGCCGCCGGCACCGGTCCCGTCGTCGGTCCGCGACGACGAACCGATCACCGAACCGCTCACCGTGGAGATCCCCCGGGCGGTGCCGGGATTTTTGGAAATGGAATCACATCCACTGCTGCACAACGGATTTCGCGTCGATGGGGGACGGCACGTCCGTCCGGCCGTCAACGGAGAGCCGGTGAGTGACGTACTGGCGAAGTTCGGGATCACCGCCGGCGGTGCGACGCGCCGTAATCGGCACTATCGGGAAGACACCGCAGACGCTCCCACCGCTGGTCGGCACGCGCGGCGCTGACCGGCGACCGGTTACCGCGCCGTGTTGCCGACGATGTCGACCCCGGTGCCGTTCCAGTGGAACTTCACCGTCCCGGTCACTCCGGGTATTCCGCTGGCGGTGCTCAACGCCACCGTGTCGGGCGTGCAATGCGCCAAGTCGATACCGCTGAATCCGTAGGTGTCCGGGACCGATTGGGGAAGGAATTCGCCGCGGTGAAACAGCACCGCCCGGGTACTCGGGTGGTCGGCGTTGGTGTTGGCCTTGACGATCACCGCCGACAGGTCCGCGCACTCGCTGTAGTTGCCCGCCAGCGGTTCGGGGTTCCACGGCTGCTTGCTGCGCGGGTCGGCCGGCAACTCCGACACGGCCTTGGCGATCGCCGGGGCGGCCAGATCGACCGCGCAGGGATCGGCGGGTGGGGCGCTCGATGGCGCGGACGCGGCCGTCGAGGCCTCCGGCGGTGCGGCGACCGGGCTGGTGTTCTGCGGGGTCTTGGCGACGGTCGAGTCGCCCGAGCCACAGCCGGCCAGCGTCACCGCGGCCAGCGCACCGATCACGGCAAACGGCTTCACGGCAACCCCCACATCGGGAACCGTACCGTCGGCGGTCGGGTGAACGCGGTAGGCGCGACCGACTCGGCGGCCGCACACCGACGCCTTCTACACGTGAGAATCAAGCGCGGCGATAACCGGCCGGTTTTGCCCGTAGACTGCTAAACGCTATGACCTCGCCCGATGCCCCCGTTGAGTCCTTTTCCGACCCGTCCACTCCGACCTTCGCCGACCTGCAGATCCACCCCTCGGTGCTGCAGGCCGTCGCCGATGTCGGCTATGAGACGCCGTCGGCGATTCAGGCCGCCACCATCCCCGCCCTGCTGGAAGGCTCCGACGTAGTCGGGCTGGCCCAGA from Mycolicibacter sp. MU0083 includes:
- a CDS encoding LppP/LprE family lipoprotein; translated protein: MGVAVKPFAVIGALAAVTLAGCGSGDSTVAKTPQNTSPVAAPPEASTAASAPSSAPPADPCAVDLAAPAIAKAVSELPADPRSKQPWNPEPLAGNYSECADLSAVIVKANTNADHPSTRAVLFHRGEFLPQSVPDTYGFSGIDLAHCTPDTVALSTASGIPGVTGTVKFHWNGTGVDIVGNTAR